In Canis lupus familiaris isolate Mischka breed German Shepherd chromosome 24, alternate assembly UU_Cfam_GSD_1.0, whole genome shotgun sequence, a single genomic region encodes these proteins:
- the LOC106557657 gene encoding 60S ribosomal protein L39-like, with translation MSSHKTFRIKRFLAKKQKQNCPIPQWIRMKTGNKIRYNSKRRHWRRTKLGL, from the coding sequence ATGTCTTCTCACAAGACTTTCAGAATCAAGCGATtcctggccaagaaacaaaagcagaattgtCCTATTCCCCAGTGGATTCggatgaaaactggtaataaaatcaggTACAACTCCAAGAGGAGACACTGGAGAAGAACCAAGCTGGGTCTATGA